Proteins from one Elgaria multicarinata webbii isolate HBS135686 ecotype San Diego chromosome 3, rElgMul1.1.pri, whole genome shotgun sequence genomic window:
- the LOC134395963 gene encoding RING-box protein 2-like, whose amino-acid sequence MADVEDGDEPGASASHAVPSGSKTGGIDKMFSLKKWNAVAMWSWDVECDTCAICRVQVMDACLRCQAENKQEDCVVVWGECNHSFHNCCMSLWVKQNNRCPLCQQDWVVQRIGK is encoded by the exons ATGGCCGACGTGGAGGACGGAGACGAGCCGGGCGCCTCCGCTTCTCACGCGGTTCCCTCCGGCTCCAAGACGGGCGGCATCGACAAGATGTTCTCGCTCAAGAAGTGGAACGCGGTGGCCATGTGGAGCTGGGACGTGGAGTGCGACACTTGCGCCATCTGCCGGGTGCAGGTCATGG ATGCCTGTCTTAGATGTCAAGCTGAAAACAAACAAGAAGATTGTGTTG tggTCTGGGGAGAGTGTAATCATTCCTTCCACAATTGCTGTATGTCACTGTGGGTGAAACAGAACAACCGCTGCCCTCTCTGCCAACAGGACTGGGTGGTTCAGAGAATAGGCAAATAA